Genomic window (Verrucomicrobiia bacterium):
TCGGCAATCGGCGAAGCTCACTGCCGCAGTCGATGCCTTCCTAAACGGCATCACCATCCTGCCCTTTGACGCCGAGGCCGCTGAGCGCGCCGGAGGCCTGCGTGCGGCCATGGAAGCCAAGGGTCACGGCATCGCCCTGGCCGATTGCCAGATTGCGGCCACCGCCATGGCCTGCGGCCTGACTCTGGTCAGCAATGATGGCGACCTCCGTCGTGTCCCAGGCCTCAAAGTCGTCGATTGGCGAGCTGTCCGGTGAGAGCAGCTGCAACCGTGCATCCGATGACGCCAGATTGGGACAATCTGCGAACGCCCCGTTTCCAATGTTGGCGAGGCTACCGGGAAGGGTGATTTGGGTCAGGCCCGTGCAGCCCCAGAAGGCTCCGTATCCGATGGAAGTGACACCGTCGGGAATGATGATCTGGGTCGGGCCGATGCGGCCAGAGAATGCCCCGTCTCCGATGGCCGTGACGGGCAGGCCATGAATGTCGGCCGGGATGGTCACGGCTTCGCCGGCACCGGAGTATCCGGTGATGGTGATGCCATTCTGGTTGGTAACGTAGGTGAACGAAACGACACCCTGCGCGCGCAGTTTGGGGTTGGACGCCAGCATCAGGGCCATGGCCAGCAGCGGGAACAGACGAGCCAAATCACGAAGGAAGCCGCGGCCGACGGCGCGGAGACCCAAGGCGCTCGGAGCGGCGCCGAGCGCGAAAACCACTGGAACAATCCCACCCGGACGGCGGCGGACAGTGCGGGTGGACGGTGGAGCGAGTTGTTTCATTCTACCCGCTGCTTCGGAATCGCTGGCCCGGGGTCACAGAGAATTTTTCCAAGAACCCGCCAACTCCGCTCATTTTCCGGTCTCGGCTTCTTCCCGACGGATTTCCTCCCAGGATGGTGCGCGCCAGACGCTGATCCGCGGCGCATGGGCGAAATCGGAGACCAACAGCACCTGGCTGCCATCGGGCGAGACCGCCGGGAGGTGACCGAGGCCGAACGGGGACTCCAGATCCAGCAGCAGACGTCCGGAAACGGGGTCCACGATCCGGCAATTGGAGAGGAGGAGGCGCGATCCATCAGGCCAGATGGCGGAACCGTGGCTGGTGCCCATCAGTGTGCCGAACGTCTGGATCGGGCGGAGGGATTGGGCCTCCAACAGTTGCTGGCCGCCCCAATAAGTGACGAGCAGATGGCGGCCATCCGCAGAGAAGGAGGCGCCGGTGTAGGTCTCCTGACCCAGTTTTCGTTCCACCCGGCGGTGTCGGATCAGGTCGAGGCCGATCAGGCGACCGTCGGCAAAGATGTCGTAGCTGATGCCGTCCTGATCCGAATAGGCCCAGCGCCAGGCCCCGGGTTCCGTTTCGGTGGTCCACGTCAGGCGCTTCGCCTTGGGATCCCACACCTCAATCGCATCGCCTTTGCCCCAGCCCTCCTTCTGTCTGTAAACCGCCAGCAGTCCGTGCTTCCGGAGCCACCAAAAGCCCGTCACCGGGCGTCCGGCAATGGGCAGCGAGTCGAGGGGTTGGTCGTTGGAAGTGGCGTGCAGGGTGACCTGTCCATCCATGCGGCCGACCGCCAGCAGATTCAATCCGCCCAGCACTGCGGCTGACCGACAATTTGTTCCCAATTCGCCAAGCAGGCGGCAGTCGTAGTGCGGCGCCAAGGCTTCGTAGGCACGGTGGTTGGTCGAGATGAACAGCAGGCCGCGGCCGTCGGGCAGAAAAGTTCCGTGGACGGACGGAAGCTCCAATACCTTGCCCTGCCGTTGCCGGGGCCGGGCATTGAGATCCCATTCGGTAACGAAGCCAGAACCGGCGGTCAGAAGGGTCTGGCCGTCGCCAGACAGACAGAGGGTGGAGACCCCGCTCCCGTCACCCGTCAGCGTGCGCACTTTGGCAAAAGTCGGAACCTCCCAGATGTCGAAGCCGGTGAACAACCGTTGCCCCTGCGGATCGAACGCCAGCGCCTGTTGACCGTTGACCGTCAGGGTGTGCGCCAGTGTTCCCGATTGGAGATCCCAGATTCGAACCAGGGGCTGGTCATTGCCACCACCGGAGGCCAGCCAGCGGCCATCCGGTGAGAACGCCAGGGACACCACCTGAACCTGGCCCTGCGGGAATCGGAAGACTTCGTCGCCAGAACGGGCCTTCACCACGCGGGTGAGGCCGGTGGCGACGTGGGCACCGCTTTCGCCTTCGAAGGCCAGCAGCCTGGAGTCCGCTGAAAACGCGAGCGGACTGCCCTCGGCAAAGTCCGCGAAATCGGCCGCGATGCTCTGGAGCAAGGTTCCTGTCGCCGTCTCGAACACATACACGCGCCGGTCGTCCTGAAGGGTACTGCACGCGAGGAGCCGGCCATCGGGGCTGACGGCCAAATTGCGGGGAACACCCGGTAGGGCGAGGGAGCGCTGTACGGTTCGGTTGGTAACATTCCAGAGCCGGACGTAGGACTCGGTTTCACTCCGACAATCCGTGTAGGCCAGCCAGGGGGTTCCCGGCACTGTGGCCAGCAACGTGACCACGCGGTTGAGCGGAAACTTCGCTGCCTTGATCCGGTTGATCGGCTCGACCAACTCAAAAATCCGTTCGCCCGTATGGGAGTTCCAGAGGGAAAAGCCTCCCTCCCGCTCACCCACCGCAACCGTGTCGCCGTCCGGCAACAGGGCCAGCGAACCGATCTCACGTCCGCTCTGGCCGAACTTCCGGATGGAGTCTGACCGGCTCACGCCCCAGAGATAGCGCCATTCCCATCCCCGGAGATCCTCCCCGCCGGGAGGCGGGCGCGTGCGATCCAGGCTGGCGCGAATGCCCGGCCAATCGCCGGCTGCGAGCGCACGGTTGGCGGCATTCATTTCCGCCAGGTACGCACTGCGTCGGGCCGCCGTGGCCGAGGCTTCGGCCCGGCGCCACTGCCATAGGACTCCGAGGAGGCCGAGCACGACGGCCAGCACACACCCGATCGTCAGGGCGGCGATTGCCGGCCGTCGCCGCACCCATTTCATGGCCCGTTCACGCGTTGACAGCGGACGGATGCTCAGGGGCTCGTGCCGCAACCAACGTTCCAACTCCTCGGCCAGGGCGGCGGCGCTGTCGTAACGGCGGGCGGGGTCCTTTTCCAGGCATCGCAGGCACACGGCTTCCAGGTCGCGATCGAGTCCCGGGACCAGCATGGAAGGCCGGGGCGGCTCGGTGTCGGCCACCAACCTCAGCACTTCCAGGGCGCTCCGGCCCAGGAACGGCGGGCGGCCGGTGAGCAGTTCGAACAGGACCGCCCCCAGTGCGTAGATGTCGGCCGGGGTGCCGGCTTCCTTGGCGTGGCCCGCCGCCTGCTCCGGCGCCATGTAGGCCGGCGTGCCCAGCACCGACGTGCTCAAGGTCAGACTGCTGTCGCCGTCCGACAGCTTGGCGAGGCCGAAGTCGGCGATGTGGGGCGCGCCCACTTCATCCAGGAGGAAGTTGGACGGTTTGAGATCGCGATGCAGCACGCCGCGGGAATGGGCGTGGTGTACCGCCCGCGCTGCCGTGGCCACGAAACGGGCCGCCTCCAACGGTGTGAACCGTTGCCGCTTCAGGGCGTGCGCGAGGCTGCCGTGCTCGAAGTACCGAAGCGTCAGAAAATGGGTGCCCGCGTGACGGCCCACCTCGTAGAGGGGAACGATGTTCGGATGATCCAGCCGGGCGACGGCCTGGGCCTCGGTCTGGAGCCGTTCATAGGCGTCACGGCTGGTCAATGCCGAGCCATGCAGGGTCTTGAGCGCCACGATGCGGTTGAGCCGTCGTTGCCGCGCCCGGTACACGACGCTGGTGCCGCCCCGGCCGATCTCGCCGAGGATCTCGAATTCGCCCAACTCCGGGGGAATTTCCTGAGCCATGGCTTCCTCGGACCCCTCCAACGGATCGTCATGCAGGGCCGAACCAAAAAGACAGACGGGACAGTTGCCACCCAACTGCCCCGCGGGCAGGGGCCGCTGGCACCGGGCACAGAGGACATTCATGTCAGACTGCCGGGAGAGGCGGACGCTTGATGACGGAAGTTCATCCCAGGGTGCTTCGGGAATTCCCGGGCGGGGTCACCCAAAACCGTTCACGAACTCAGGACGGCGAGCAGATGTCGCATCTCTTCGTCGAGATCGGCCACCCTGGGAACCGTCTGGGCCACCTCCTGCCTCAGCAGCTCCCGATACCGCATCCGCCATCGGCTGAGCCGCATCTTCACAGCGCTTTCGCCGAGCCCCAGCCGGGCACCGGTTTCCGCCAGGGTCCCCGCCGGTTCGCCGCCGCCGAGGAACCCCTGCAACGCGGTGAACAGCTCGCCTTGGCCGGCACGCTCCGCCTCCGCCCGCAGGTGACGCAGGGTGTTCTCCAGGGTGGCCAGCGCCCAGCGCCGGTCAAACTCCTGCTCCGGGCTCAGACCGGCGCTGGGTTCAAACGGACGTTGCTGCTCTGCGGCCAGTTCGTCGAGCGAGAGCAGCACCTCGCCGCCGCCCCGCTTCTTCGCCGTCACACGGTCGTGATCGTCGGCCAGGAATCGCTGGAGCACGGTCAGCAGAAAGGTCCGGAACCGGCCCTTTTTCGGATCTGCGACGCCCATCACACCCTTGGCAAGCAGCCGGGCGAAGAATTCCTGGGTGAGATCCTGGGCTGCCTCGTGGAACTGACCCGTGCGGCGGATGTAGGCGTAGATGGCCGGCCAGTAGGCGCGGCACAAGGTCTCCAGCGCCTCGCGGGCGGCGATGTCGTCGCCCTGGCCGGCGTGCAGCACCAGGCTCCAGTGGGTGGTCGCAAAAGCCCCCCCGTGGGCGGTTTCGGAGCTCAGGGTCAACGATGGACCGGGCTTCATGGAGAGGAGTGAACTGGCGCCAGCACCGCGCCGAAAGTCAATTCCCGTTGCTCACCCTTCCGCCCGACCCGACCGCGTGCTGCTCAGACGGGTTCGACCTGGAGCCGGTTCCCGAGGATCTGGCGGATTGCCTCGAAATGGGCGTCGCGACAATTGACGGGTATCTCGACCCACGCCGACGCGTCAACGAGTCGCATACACGTCCTGCGCCTCCAACGGGTCGGTGGTCATTGCGTAGTCCGCTCCGCCCGACAGAACCCGGGACAGGAACTGCTGTTTCTGCCGCTGCCGGAGGTACTCCGTCAACGCCTGCGCGCTTGCCGGTGATTTCTTCTTCTGGCCGGTGATCTTCTGCAGTTGCTTCAGCTCATTCGCATCAAACTCGATCGTGATTCGCATACTTCAAGAATGACATTTGATGCTTCGAGATTCACAGGCAAGCGGATTGGTCCTGATGGTCATGAACCTTGCCGACCGGGGCCTTGACGAGGGCCGGAGCGCAAAGACGATTTGAGCTCGCGGCCCCCCGTCCGGCCCATGCATGCCGGGAAGGTGGCTGGAAACGATGCCGGGCTGCCGGGCTACTGAACGGGCGGCTGAACACGGAAGAACCGTGAACCTTCGCTGGTGGGAGCCGTGAACGGTGTCCGGGTGTCGTAGCCTTCCAACCGGACTTCACCCGCCGGTTCCCAATGTTCGAGATCGGCACTGGCTTCGACTGGATACACACCTCCGGGAAAACCGTGGACGGTGGCTGCGAAATGGTTAACGGCCAGTTTCAAATCCCGTAGGGCCGGCGTCAGCGGGCCGAGGTTCAGCCGGACGAGGCTAGGAGCGTGCAGGCCATTCACGCGCTGGAACGGGCCGGAAAGGAACAACGTCCCGTCGGCGAGCATTGGGGTCGCCTCGGGGCCCGGTCCGAAGTCTTTTCCAAGAAATCGATCGGGTCCGGTCCCGAGATCGAAGCCGGAGTCCAGGGTTCCATCCGCGTTCAGCAGGGTGACGAAGCGCCGATTCTGACCGGCGATGGTGGTGAAATTGCCGCTCACCAGCAGGCGTCCATCCGGCAGGCAGACGAAGTCGTTCACATCGGCGTTGGGAGTGGGCGAACGAAACGTCAGGTCGTTGGAGCCGTCGGCGTTGAGCCGGGCCAGCTTCTTCGAAGCACGGCCGCCCAGCGTATCAAAGACCCCGCCCACCACGATCTTGCCGTCGGGCTGCTGGCGGATGCGCCACACCGGACCGGCGGCGCCGGTCCTCAGCTTGAACGTCGGGTCGAACGTGCCGTCCGGGTTCAACCGGGCCAGGTTGAGCATCGGTTTGCCATCCACCTGCTTGAAGTAGCCGCCCAACAGGATCCTTCCGTCTGCCTGGAGCGCCACGGTCTGGATGATCACAGTCCAGTCGCTCGTCGGCCCGCCGTTGGGCTGGAAGCTGGGGTCCACGCTGCCGTCGGTCAGCAACCGGGCGATGAAGGGACGCCGCCCACCGTTGATGTGCTCGAACGTGCCTCCAACCACGATCCGTCCGTCCGGTTGGATGACATGGCTGAGGACCGCTCCGTCGAAGCGGAGGTTGGAGCCGAACGACTCATCCAACCGTCCGTCCGGATGCAACCGGAGCATCGTGGTGCGGGGCTGGCCGTTGACCCGTGAGAAGGCCCCCGCCAGCAGCAGCTTGCCATCGGACTGGATCTCAACGGACGAGACAACGGCATTGGAGCCGAAGCCGAGGAGGGCGGATCCCAGACCGGCGAGACGGCGATGTCCGAGCAGGATCTCCGGCGGTTGAAACGACTCGTCCACCGTGCCGTCGGCGTTGAGGCGGGCGATGCCGGTGCGTTCATGGCCGCCCAAGCGGGAGAAGTTGCCCCAGACCATCAACTTTCCATCACTGCGGATCCGGGCGTTGAGATTGCCATCGGGATCCAGTGTGCGGCCGGGATTGCCGAGCACCGCCCCCGCCCGTTGGCCGTCCAGAATCCGCACGGTGTTCGTGCGCGTGCCGACCACGACGAAAAAGCTCCGGTCGGGGCCGGCCGCGGGTCTTGGCAGGATCGGGACGGCGATCTCCCACGGGATGGCTCCGGCCGCAGGGGTGAACGAGCCGCTCATCGGTTGATAGTCCGTTCCGGCCCTCGCGGTGCCGTCCACGGTGCGATAGGGAAGGACCGCTTCGCCCTCACCAAGGGGGCCGGTGAAGTTGACCCGGATCCAGGCCTCGCCGGCCAGTTCGCTCACGGCGAGCGGGCCGTCGGGGAATTCAATCTGCGAGTGGGCGGGCGGCGTGCTGGCGTCGAGGATGACGACCTCGGTGGTGCCCTGCCAGGCGATGCCGTGCCCGCCTTGGACTCCTGCAAGGCCCAGACGAAGTGTTTCCTCACCCTCGGCCACATCATCCTGGATCAAGGGAATCACCAGTTCGGCCGTGGCCTGATTCGTGGCGAAGTTGACCAGGGTGGAGATCGGCCGGGTGTAGTCCAGGCCCACCTTGGCCGGACTCGTGGGGTCGAACGTCACCGTGACCCGGGTGCTGGTGTCCAGATTCCCGGTGCGCACGAGCCGCACCGTGACCGAACCGTCCTGTTCGGCCGCAATGAAGCGCGGCTGGGCAAACCCGATGCGGCTGCCCGCCGTGCGGTAGAGGGCGACGTAGGGGGCGATTTCGTTGATGGTGCGGGAGCCATCCGACGGACGTTCGGCCTCGGCGGGAACCCCCATCGGCACGCCATCCAGTTGGAGCCGGGGATTGCCGAAATAGGGGACATAGATTCCGGGCTCGTAGGACATGACGTCCATGTAGGTCACTCCCTCCACCTCGAAGCGGTGCCCGAAGATGTAGGGCTTCCGGCCCGCGTAGTAGGGGGCATTCCGGGGATCATCCAGACCGGCGTGTTCCCGATCGTGCGCACAACCCAGCAAATGTCCGAGCTCGTGAGCCAGGAACATCGACCCCTTTCCCATGCCCTGACGTCGGATCACCATGAAGCCCGTGGCCGGGTTTCCCTGGGGCGGGGTGAGATCCCACGCCTGGCCGTAGATTCCCTGGTTTTCCAGCTCGGTGAGCAGGCAGACGAGGTCGGCCTTGTAGTCGTTGCGCAACTGCTGCACCCGGTCCATGCCGTCCACACCATTGGCCAGGCGGTAGTTGTCCCGCGGCAGGTCGCCGGTCTCAAACGTGTCGTAAAGCCCCATGAAGACGGGATTGATGCGGACGTTGATGAGGCTGTTGGTCAGGCGGTAGTTCATCTCGTCCACCGATTCCAAGATGCGCTGGCGGATGCCTTCCTCGTTGCCCTCGCCGATCATGGCCTGAGGCGTGTAGAGGAACATCACGTCCACCACAGTGGGTTCGGACAACGTGTCGGCCGGCGGCAGGTCCACGGCCTGGGGACCCACACCCGCGCGGGCGAGGCCGGAGACCGCGTCCCCGGCGGGCACCGGTTGCGGCACGGTGCCGCAGAAGGCATGGGCTCGGGAGTCGACC
Coding sequences:
- a CDS encoding leucine-rich repeat domain-containing protein; translated protein: MVFALGAAPSALGLRAVGRGFLRDLARLFPLLAMALMLASNPKLRAQGVVSFTYVTNQNGITITGYSGAGEAVTIPADIHGLPVTAIGDGAFSGRIGPTQIIIPDGVTSIGYGAFWGCTGLTQITLPGSLANIGNGAFADCPNLASSDARLQLLSPDSSPIDDFEAWDTTEVAIIADQSQAAGHGGGRNLAIGQGDAVTLGFHGRTQASGALSGLGVKGQDGDAV
- a CDS encoding protein kinase, which encodes MNVLCARCQRPLPAGQLGGNCPVCLFGSALHDDPLEGSEEAMAQEIPPELGEFEILGEIGRGGTSVVYRARQRRLNRIVALKTLHGSALTSRDAYERLQTEAQAVARLDHPNIVPLYEVGRHAGTHFLTLRYFEHGSLAHALKRQRFTPLEAARFVATAARAVHHAHSRGVLHRDLKPSNFLLDEVGAPHIADFGLAKLSDGDSSLTLSTSVLGTPAYMAPEQAAGHAKEAGTPADIYALGAVLFELLTGRPPFLGRSALEVLRLVADTEPPRPSMLVPGLDRDLEAVCLRCLEKDPARRYDSAAALAEELERWLRHEPLSIRPLSTRERAMKWVRRRPAIAALTIGCVLAVVLGLLGVLWQWRRAEASATAARRSAYLAEMNAANRALAAGDWPGIRASLDRTRPPPGGEDLRGWEWRYLWGVSRSDSIRKFGQSGREIGSLALLPDGDTVAVGEREGGFSLWNSHTGERIFELVEPINRIKAAKFPLNRVVTLLATVPGTPWLAYTDCRSETESYVRLWNVTNRTVQRSLALPGVPRNLAVSPDGRLLACSTLQDDRRVYVFETATGTLLQSIAADFADFAEGSPLAFSADSRLLAFEGESGAHVATGLTRVVKARSGDEVFRFPQGQVQVVSLAFSPDGRWLASGGGNDQPLVRIWDLQSGTLAHTLTVNGQQALAFDPQGQRLFTGFDIWEVPTFAKVRTLTGDGSGVSTLCLSGDGQTLLTAGSGFVTEWDLNARPRQRQGKVLELPSVHGTFLPDGRGLLFISTNHRAYEALAPHYDCRLLGELGTNCRSAAVLGGLNLLAVGRMDGQVTLHATSNDQPLDSLPIAGRPVTGFWWLRKHGLLAVYRQKEGWGKGDAIEVWDPKAKRLTWTTETEPGAWRWAYSDQDGISYDIFADGRLIGLDLIRHRRVERKLGQETYTGASFSADGRHLLVTYWGGQQLLEAQSLRPIQTFGTLMGTSHGSAIWPDGSRLLLSNCRIVDPVSGRLLLDLESPFGLGHLPAVSPDGSQVLLVSDFAHAPRISVWRAPSWEEIRREEAETGK
- a CDS encoding sigma-70 family RNA polymerase sigma factor — protein: MKPGPSLTLSSETAHGGAFATTHWSLVLHAGQGDDIAAREALETLCRAYWPAIYAYIRRTGQFHEAAQDLTQEFFARLLAKGVMGVADPKKGRFRTFLLTVLQRFLADDHDRVTAKKRGGGEVLLSLDELAAEQQRPFEPSAGLSPEQEFDRRWALATLENTLRHLRAEAERAGQGELFTALQGFLGGGEPAGTLAETGARLGLGESAVKMRLSRWRMRYRELLRQEVAQTVPRVADLDEEMRHLLAVLSS